A window of the Thalassophryne amazonica chromosome 11, fThaAma1.1, whole genome shotgun sequence genome harbors these coding sequences:
- the LOC117520560 gene encoding phospholipase A and acyltransferase 3-like: MAPTIYDDKPEPGDLIEIFRGSYQHWAVYIDDGMVVHLAPPSDVPDAGSMMSVFAEKAVVKKELLWDVAGTNQWKINNSLDDSYNPRPARVIVMEACALVGDELPFCVFRGNCEHFVNELRYGKAESRQVREAGEAAMVAGVATVVGLGIVALAGALFGGRQKEKKNTQ, translated from the exons ATGGCCCCTACTATA TATGATGACAAACCAGAGCCCGGAGACCTGATAGAAATCTTCCGTGGCTCTTATCAGCACTGGGCAGTGTACATCGATGATGGCATGGTTGTCCACTTGGCACCACCAT CTGATGTTCCAGATGCAGGCAgcatgatgtctgtgtttgcagaGAAGGccgtggtgaagaaagagttgCTGTGGGATGTTGCTGGGACCAACCAGTGGAAAATTAACAACAGTTTGGACGACAGTTACAACCCTCGTCCTGCTCGTGTGATTGTGATGGAGGCCTGTGCGCTGGTCGGCGATGAGCTGCCATTCTGCGTCTTCAGGGGGAACTGTGAGCATTTTGTCAATGAGCTGCGCTATGGCAAAGCAGAGTCTCGCCAG GTGCGTGAGGCTGGAGAAGCAGCGATGGTTGCAGGTGTGGCGACAGTGGTGGGTCTGGGGATTGTGGCTCTGGCTGGGGCCCTGTTTGGAGGAAGGCAAAAGGAAAAGAAGAATACACAGTGA